The Oncorhynchus keta strain PuntledgeMale-10-30-2019 chromosome 28, Oket_V2, whole genome shotgun sequence DNA segment aaaagtgaattgctttccCACATCTTGCAGTATTACTTCAGTGCCTCGTTTAAAACAGGatgaatgttttggaatatttgtattctgtacaggcatccttcttttcactctgtaaatTAGGTTAGAATTggggagtaactacaatgttgttcatccatcATCAGTTtgagccattaaactctgtaacggTTTTAAAAAGTTACCGTTAgcctcatgatgaaatccctgagcggtttccttccccCCCGGCTACTGAGTTAGAAAGGAAGCCTGTATCTTTGATGTGAATGGGTGTATTGCtaaaccatccaaagtgtaattaataacttcaccatgctcaaagggatattcaatgtctactttttatttaaaaaattcaCATTtgccaataggtgcccttctttgcgaggcaatggaaaacctccctggtctttgtggtcgaATGTGTGTTGAAATTCACTTCTCGACCGAGGGACCtttgataattgtatgtgtggggtacagagttgaggtagtcattaaaaaatcatgttaaacactattattgcacacagagtgagtttatattgtgacttgttaagcacaccTTTAcaactgaacttatttaggcttgccataacaaaaaggggtaaaatacttactcaagacatttcatcttttcatgtttaattaatttgtaaaaatgtctaaaaagataattccactttcacattatggggtattgtgtgtaggccagtgacacaaaacaactatttaatccattttaaattcaggctgcaacaacaaaatgtggaaaaagtcaagggatgtgaatcATTTCtgtaggtactgtactgtataaccAGAACACAGGGAATCTCCTGATTAGATTACATTACATGAAATAGGCCCTTTGTGTGGTTGAGGGTGGAGACGGTGCGCTGGCTTTTTATAAGAACAATTTCACTACAAAATAGAACGCTTCAAACCATATCGCCACAGCTCAGCCAGATGGTAATGACTTGGCTGTTTACTGTCAAACTGACCCTTGAGGGAAAGTCTTCGGATCAGTGTTCAGAACTGGCTACATCCGTTACCGAGAGGGATACAGGAAATAAACCTATGAAATTAAGAAGAACGCACAGTAGATTGAACAGAGATATGGCAAGGAGAGCAACTCACTAATGGCCTATCCCGGTGAGTGTTCACAGCCTTCACTTTCAGGTCAAACATGTCCACTTTGCAACCTGgccgagagatggagagaataacAGTCAATGTTaacctgagagagggaggagaaataTGTGGATTCTGAGACAGGTTAGTCTTGGATGAGATATCCTACCATAAGCCACAGGGGTGAGCTTTAGAACCGTGTGGAGAGGACACTTCAAGTAGGGCAGGTCATCTGTGCCAACAGAAACAAGAATGCCAATGACTTCACTTAGAACATTACACGTGAGATCTATGCATCATCTCAAGACAACTCAATCTTATGCATTTCAATGACACATGACAGTTAATGATACATGTTTATTTTTCAGGGATTATATTTAGATTAGATTATATCATTACTCAATAGTTTGCATTACTTCCCTTTCATGACATCTGGGATCAGGCAGTGACAGACAGAGGTGCCCAGTCACAGACTTTACTAGAGTTTAAAATGCTCTTTTAGGTACAAATCACTTTTGCTCCTGACTTGACAGACCTTTAAGAGGGCCATGTGACATTGTTAGCCTCAActtaattacctcgactaacaggTGCCACCGCATACCGACTCTGTACCAGGaccatctgtatatagcctcactattggtTACACAAAACATGCCGTTTAAATTCTTTGttttgcattgttggttaaaggcttgtaagtaagcatttcactaagtatttgacacatgtgacaaatatagtTTTATTTTACTTTCTGTCCTGTTTCATCTAGGATGAACATGAGCAAGTGTTTtttcactcaaaacaagcagatGTAAATTAAGAGGAGTGTGTTTGTATCCTAGCCAAAGTAAATGAGTTTCCTAACACAGGGCTGTGTCTATATGCAAATCTCCATTTTTATATAAATGAGATTGTGTGTTTGTACCTGCACTCTTATCCAGGAAGTAAGCGAGCAGGCATCGCATGACAGCCTGGTGGCAGATGACCAGCACGTTGCCTTGTCTCTCCAGTTCCATGATGACTGGCTCTAACCTCTGCACTAGGTCCTGGTAGGACTATGGAGGGGGGAGGGACAAACTGAGCTCAATGATTCAGATGAATAGGCCAGATAGATCTCTGTAGAAAAGAAAGAAATAATTACCTCTCCCCCTGGGTAGCGGTAGTGGTATTTGTCCTGTTCTCTCAAGGAAAACTCCTCAGGGTAGGTTTTCTCGATTATATCATAGGTCATCTcctcacacacaccctgagaCACAGAAATATGTCATTTTAAAAGACAATCATGATTTAACAATGTAACCACTACCATGTTTTGTAACCACTACCAGGTCATTAGTGCACTGTGGTACTGACTGCATCGATCTCGTTGAGTATCTTCCACTGCTCGTAGGGCACCCCAAGCTCCTCAGCAGTCTGGATGGTCCGTCTCAGCTGGCTGGTCCACACCTTTAGGTCTGACAGACCATGCTCCTCCACAAAACCCTTAAGCGCTCCAGCAAACTGAGGATTAGAATAGGCATAGTAGGTTTAATAGTGTACGTAAGAGGGAGATGTCATATAGTGATTAGGTGATTTTGAGTTGCaccaccttttgccctcagaacagcctaaatttgtcagggcatggactcgacAAGGAGTTCCACAGgcatgctggtccatgttgactccaatgcttcccatagttgtgtcaagttggttggatgtcctttgggtggtggaccattcttgatacacacgggaaactgaaatccagcagcgttgcagttcttgtcacaaaccggtgcgcctggcacctactaccacaccccatTCAAAgccacttcaatcttttgtcttgcccatttaccctcaATGGCACACGtacgcaatccatgtctcaattgcccaaaggcttaaaagtccttctttaacctgcctcctccccttcatctacactgatcgaAGTGGATTTagcaggtgacatcaataaggaatcatggCTTTCGCCTGGTCAGTctgtaatggaaagagcaggtgtttctaatattttgtacactcagtgtacatagaATACAGAGCAACATAGCAAGAGCTAGCACAATTTGACTCTACTTGTATTGATGTACTTAAAGAGAAGTCGGGGTACCTTTTTCCCTTGAACAGACAGCATTGCGTCACCCCCGATGCGTCCCTCCACGTTGTGGTCGCTCTCTCCGTGCCGACACAGGTAGATAGAGTGAGAGTGCACGTGGATGTTCATGAGGTAGTACACGATCTTGCTCTGGATGTAGTCCTGCACCCTGTTGACCAGGAAGCTCCGGCCCACATTGATGACCTGGATGAAGGACAGGTCCctaggggtcagaggttagactGGAGGTCAAGATGTGTGACCTGATAGCATCTTTATCCCATGCAGACTGATCATGAAGATATACTCATCAGTAAAATAAATTCTCAATAGTTGGGAGAAATCAAAGAAATTGAGACATGAACATTCAATAAAATTATACtgaacatgtttcatgagctgaaatgaaagatcccagacatttttcaTACcgcaaaaaaaaacatatttctctcaaatgtgaaaacattggtttacatccctgttagtgagtatttattctttgccaagataatccaccacctgacaggtgtggcatatcaagaagctgattaaacagcatgatcattgtcTATTGATCATTGATTGTATTATTTCaatgtagagcctctagccctgctcaatataccttatccaacccttTAGTTCCACCaaccacacatgcgatgacatcacctggtttaaattatgtttctagagacaatatctctctcatcatcactcaatgcctaggtttacctctaCTGTGTCCACATAATACCATatctttgtctgtacattatgccttgaatctattttatcgttcccagaaacctgctccttttactctcagTTCCGGAcatactagacgaccagttcttatagcctttagccgtacccttatcctactcctgctctgttcctgtagaggttaatccaggccctgcagtgcctagctacACTCCTcttccccaggtgctctcttttgttgacttctgtaactgtaaatgccttggtttcatgcatgttaacatgagaagcctcctccctaagtttgttttattcactgctttagcacactctgccaacacggatgtcctagccgtgtctgaatcctggcttaggaagaccaccaaaaccctgaaatttccatccctaactataacattttccgacaagatagaactgccaaatggGGCGgcgttgcaatctactgcagagatagcctgtagagttctgtcttactatccaggtctgtacccaaacaatttgagcttctacttttaaaaatccacctttcctgaaacaagtctctcaccgttgctgcttgctatagagcaccctctgcccccagctttgctctggacaccatatgtgaactgattgcacCCCCCATAtgtcttcagagctcgtgctgctaggagacctaaactgggacatgcttaacaccccagccatcctacaatctaagcttgatgccctcaatctcacacaaatgatcaatgaacctgcCAGGTACAACCAAagctgtaaacacgggcaccctcatagatatcatcctaaccaacttgccctccaaatacacctctgctgttttcaaccaagatctcagcgatcattgcctgcatccgtaatgggtctgcggtcaaacgaccacccctcatcactgtcaaaagctccctaaaacacttcagcaagcaggcctttctaatcgacctggcccggttATCCTGGAAgaatattgatctcatcccgtcagtagaggatgcctgtttattctttaaaagtgacttcctcaccatcttaaataagcatgccccattccaaaaaattagaaccaggaacagatatagcccgtgGTTCTCTCcaaacctgactgcccttgaccatcacaaaaacattctgtggcgttctgcattagcatcaaatagcccccgtgatatgcaacttttcaggaaagttagggaccaatatacacaggcagttaggaaagttAAGCTTagttttttcaaacagaaatgtgcatcctgtagcacaaactcaaaaaagttctgggacactgtaaagtccatggagaataagagcacctcctcccagctgcccactgcactgaggctaggaaacactgtcaccactgataaatccactataattgatcatttcaataagcatttttctacagctggccatgctttccacctggctaccccaaccctggtcaacagcactgcaccccacACAGCAACTCACctaagcctcccccatttctccttcacccaaatccagatagctgatgttctgaaagagctgcaaaatctggatgccctacaaatcagccgggctagacaatctggaccctctctttctaaaatgatctgccggaATTGTTGCattccctattactagcctgttcaacctatctttcgtatcgtctgagattcccaaagaatGGAAAGCAGCCGGGGTCATCcttctcttcaaagggggagacaatctagacccaaactgctacagacctatatctatcctatcctgcctttctaaggtcttcgaaagccatgttaaacagatcacagaccatttcgaatcccaccataccttctccgctatgcaatctggtttcagagctggtcatgggtgcacctcagccgcactcaaggtcctaaacgatatcataaccgccatcgataagagacaatactgtgcaaccgtattcatcgacctggccaaggctttcgactctgtcaatcaccacattcttattggcagactcaacagccttggtttctcaaatgattgccttgcctggttcaccaactacttctctgatagagttcagtgtgtcaaatcggagggcctgttgtctggacctctggcagtctctatgggggtgccacagggctcaattctcgggccgactctcttctctgtatacatcaatgacgtcgctcttgctgctggtgattctctgatccacctctatgcagacgacaccattctgtatacctctggcccttctttgaacactgttaactaacctccagacgagcttcaatgccatacaactctccttccgtggcttccaactgctcttaaatgcaagtaaaactaaacgcATGCTCTTCAATCGATTGCTGCCCGCATCcttcattcatgctgccaaacatacccttgtaaaactgaccatcctactgatcctagacttcggcgatgtcatttacaaaatagcctccaacactctactcaacaaaatggatgcagtctatcacagtgccatccgttttgtcaaagCCAcatattttttctactgtgttattgacttgttaattgtttactccatgtgtaactctgtgttgtctgctcacactgctatgctttatcttggccaggtcgcagttgcaaatgagaacttgttctcaactagcctacctggttaaataaaggtgaaataaaaataaaaaatatactacccaccactgcaacctgtacgttcttgttggctggccctcgcttcatactcgttaccaaacccactggctccaggtcatctacaagtctttgctaggtaaagccccgccttagctcactggtcaccatggcaGCACCTACCCGTAGCacgtgactggaacgaactgaaGAAAAAgaagctggagacatatctccctcactagctttaagcaccagctgtaagagcagctcacatatcactgcacctgtgcatagcccatccaactacctcatccccatactgtatttatcttgctcctttgcaccccagtatttctacttgcacattcatcttctgcacatctaccattccagtgtttaattgctatattgtaattacttcaccaccatggactatttattgccttacctcccttatcttacctcatttgcacacaatgtatatagactttttcccctgctgtattattgactgtatgtttgtttattccatttgtaactctgtgttgttgtgtgtgtcgaactgctttgcttgatcttggccaggtcgcagttgtaaatgagaacttgttctcaactagcctacctgattaaataaaggtgggaaaaaaaaacaggtgcaccttgtactgagGACACTAAaatgccactaaaatgtgcagttgtctcACACAACACGTCTCAAGTTTTGGCAGTATGTACaacccggcctcacaaccacgtgTAACTGgctttgcacaaccaaagaatttctacACCAACTGTCAAAAAACATATCAggaaagctcatctgcgtgcttgtcatcctcaccagggtcttgacctgactgcagttcggtgtggtaaccaacttcagtgggcaaatgctcaccttcaatggccactggcaccctggagaagtgtgctcttcaggGATGATTCCAGGTTttaactgtactgggcagatggcagacagagtGTATGGCGCCATTATTTTGCTGCTtttactacactgctcaaaaaaataaagggaacactaaaataacacatcttagatctgaatgaatgaaatattcttattcaatacttttttctttacatagttgaatgtgctgacaacaaaatcacacaaattatcaatggaaatcaaatgtatcaacccatggaggtctggatttggagtcacactcaaaattaaagtggaacaccacactacaggctgatccaactttgatgtaatgtccttaaaacaagtcaaaatgaggctcagtagtgtgtgtggcctccacgtgcctgtatgacctccctacaacgcctgggcatgctcctgatgaggtggcggatggtctcctgagggatctcctcccagacctggactaaagcatctaccaactcctggacagtctgtggtgcaacgtggcgttggtggatggagcgagacatgatgtcccagatgtgctcgattggattcaggcctcgggaatgggcgggccagtccatagcatcaatgccttcctcttgcaggaactgctgacacactccagccacatgaggtcaagcattgtcttgcattaggaggaacccagggccaaccgcaccagcatatggtctcacaaggagtCTGAGGATCTCacctcggtacctaatggcagtcaggctacctctggcgagcacatggagggctgtgcggccccccaaagaaatgccaccccacaccatgactgacccaccgccaaaccgctcatgctggaggatgttgcaggcagcagaacgttctccacggcgtctccagactctgtcacgtctgtcacatgtgctcagtgtgaacctgctttcatctgtgaagagcacagggcgccagtggcgaatttgccaatcttggtgctctctggcaaatgccaaacgtcctgcacggtgttgggctgtaagcacaacccccacctgtggatgtcgggccctcataccaccctcatggagtctgtttctgaccgtttgagcagacacatgcacatttgtggcctgctggaggtcattttgcagggctctggcagtgctcctcctgctcctccttgcacaaaggcggaggtagcggtcctgagGCTGGGTTGTTGCCCGCCTACGGCCTCCTCagcatctcctgatgtactggcctgtctcctggtagcacctccatgctctggacactacgctgacagacacagcaaaccttcttgccacagctcgcattgatgtgccaacctggatgagctgcactacctgagccacttgtgtgggttgtagactccgtctcatgctaccactagagtgaaagcaccgccagcattcaaaagtgaccaaaacatcagccaggaagcataggaactgataagtggtctgtggtcaccacctgcagaaccactcctttattgggggtgtctttctaaatgcctatcatttccacctgttgtctattccatttgcgcAACAGcaatgtgaaatgtattgtcaatcagtgttgcttcctaagtggacagtttgatttcacagaagtgtgcttgacttggagttacattgtgttgtttaagtgttccctttatttttttgagcagcgTATAAGGAAATGTGCAATTTAACCCAGGTCCTGACATTTCTACCCCATCTAAATTTAAAAAGTCAGAATTGTCTGAGGTTTCTGCTCATAAATGGAAGACATTTTCTTCAGGAACATGATTTTGTGAATATTTGGGTAAAACAGCAGACCCAGATGTATTTATGCTTTCTGGTCTGATCATGGTGGTGTTGCTATATACACATAAAAGACACGTTTTCGGCTACCATTCTGACTTCATTCACCAAAATATCTATCTTTGAATATTAATCCTAGTGCATACTTAAATATTGTTCTCTTTTTACCACCATCTGCTATTGCTGGCTCTCTGGACTATTTTTAGAATTATTATCACGTCAAATCAGAATTTTTGCTTATGGATGACCTGAACCTAGACTGGTGGACATCCAACTGATCAACTCAAAAATCTATGtaatacctagctagctaacaagcagCCCATAAGCCTACACACAGTAGCCTgctgtaactagctagctaataaaacAGAATCGTATACATTTTTTGAATGTACATACGACAAGCTAGTTAAGAAGCTAAAATGAAGTTCTTGATGAAGGTTAATTTTAAATTAAAAACCTCACTCCAAATGCATTGGAAGAGTGTTATAACGGAAGAGGGTGAGAGGATGTTCTGCTCCAGCTGTCAGAAAAGAGAATAGGTGTACTAGTTAGATATGGCACGTTGTGGGATGACATTACGCAAATATTCTCCAGTTTTAGTCCCTAGAGAGG contains these protein-coding regions:
- the LOC118360907 gene encoding 6-phosphofructo-2-kinase/fructose-2,6-bisphosphatase 2-like isoform X2, producing MAVSQQKGTAELETSTEGKRTELRANEVHKKCSWASYMTNSPTVIVMIGLPARGKTYMSKKLTRYLNWIGVPTKVFNLGVYRREAVKAYKSYDFFRHDNEEAMEIRKRCALVALRDVKAYLTEGGQIAVFDATNTTRERRELILSFAKEHAYKVFFVESLCDDPDVIAANVMDVKVSSPDYPERHRESVMEDFLKRIECYKVTYQPLDPDENDRDLSFIQVINVGRSFLVNRVQDYIQSKIVYYLMNIHVHSHSIYLCRHGESDHNVEGRIGGDAMLSVQGKKFAGALKGFVEEHGLSDLKVWTSQLRRTIQTAEELGVPYEQWKILNEIDAGVCEEMTYDIIEKTYPEEFSLREQDKYHYRYPGGESYQDLVQRLEPVIMELERQGNVLVICHQAVMRCLLAYFLDKSADDLPYLKCPLHTVLKLTPVAYGCKVDMFDLKVKAVNTHRDRPLVPRSRSEFQHTFDHKDQGGFPLPRKEGHLLANVNFLNKK
- the LOC118360907 gene encoding 6-phosphofructo-2-kinase/fructose-2,6-bisphosphatase 2-like isoform X4; translation: MAVSQQKGTAELETSTEGKRTELRANEVHKKCSWASYMTNSPTVIVMIGLPARGKTYMSKKLTRYLNWIGVPTKVFNLGVYRREAVKAYKSYDFFRHDNEEAMEIRKRCALVALRDVKAYLTEGGQIAVFDATNTTRERRELILSFAKEHAYKVFFVESLCDDPDVIAANVMDVKVSSPDYPERHRESVMEDFLKRIECYKVTYQPLDPDENDRDLSFIQVINVGRSFLVNRVQDYIQSKIVYYLMNIHVHSHSIYLCRHGESDHNVEGRIGGDAMLSVQGKKFAGALKGFVEEHGLSDLKVWTSQLRRTIQTAEELGVPYEQWKILNEIDAGVCEEMTYDIIEKTYPEEFSLREQDKYHYRYPGGESYQDLVQRLEPVIMELERQGNVLVICHQAVMRCLLAYFLDKSADDLPYLKCPLHTVLKLTPVAYGCKVDMFDLKVKAVNTHRDRPLPVLNTDPKTFPQGSV